AAATGCGGCACATGCATGCTTCTCTGCCCTGAAGTATGTATTGATGAGGATAAGGACGGTTATCCTGTTGTTGACTATGACTACTGCAAAGGATGTGGTCTTTGTGCAGAGGAATGCCCTAAAGATGCAATTGAGATGAAAAAGGAGGAGAAATAATGCTTCAGATAACAGAAGGATCACACGCTGTCGCAGAGGCAGTAAGGCTTTGCCGCCCGCAGGTGGTATCTGCATACCCGATTACACCGCAGACACATATCGTTGAGCGGCTTGCAGAGATGGTTGCAGAAGGTGACCTTGACGGCGAATACATCTGTGTGGAAAGTGAGTTTTCCGCTCTTTCATCCTGTCTTGGTGCGGCCGCCGCAGGCTCAAGGGTATACTCCGCAACAACATCACAGGGTCTTGCATTTATGGCTGAAGTTGTATTCAATGTTGCAGGTATGAGACAGCCTGTAATAATGACCATTGCAAACCGTGCAATGGGAGCACCCCTAAACATCTGGA
The genomic region above belongs to Methanomicrobium antiquum and contains:
- the porD gene encoding pyruvate synthase subunit PorD, translating into MPLNPGATSAPGRARDNKTGSWRVFKPEFSNEKCNKCGTCMLLCPEVCIDEDKDGYPVVDYDYCKGCGLCAEECPKDAIEMKKEEK